From the genome of Nicotiana sylvestris chromosome 2, ASM39365v2, whole genome shotgun sequence, one region includes:
- the LOC138882316 gene encoding uncharacterized protein, producing the protein MATTHYRLLCYGILPKNRWRRTEICRRAPRFLYYKDTLYRRSFEGVLLRCLGEDEALQDLQEAHSGEVKKENVASFIRVNIIYRFGIPRCIIMDNGKPFDNRLMNKIFDLFGFKQRNSSMYNVAANGLAEAFNKTLCNFLKKVVSKSKRDGNDLIEESLWAYRMTHRTPTQVTPYSLVYGVETFLPLERQIPSLRLTIQEGITDEENARLRLAELKALDEKRLEAQQSFECYQARLSRAFNKRVRLQVLNVIQVG; encoded by the exons atggcgacaacccattatcgactattgtgctatgggatacttccaaaAAATAGGTGGAGAAGAACTGAAATCTGtcgtcgtgcacctcgcttcctttactacaaagataccctatacagaagatcattcgagggagtactcttgcgatgcttAGGGGAAGATGAAGCACTCCAAGATTTGCAAGAAgcacattctggg gaagtaaagaaggaaaatgttgcaagtttcatccgagtaaacattatttatcgctttggcattcctcgttgCATAATAAtggataatggaaagccattcgataataggctgatgaacaagatttttgatctctttggcttcaagcaacgtaactcttcaATGTACAATGTCGCtgccaatggtctagctgaggcattcaacaagactctatgcaactttttaaagaaagtcgtctccaaatccaaacgagatgGGAATGACCTTATAGAAGAAtctctatgggcatataggatgACTCACCGCACACCAACTCAGGTgactccttattcactcgtttatggagtcgaaaccttcttgccacttgagcgtcaaataccttcgttACGATTGAccattcaagaagggatcactgatgaagaaaatgctcgactacGATTAGCAGAGTTGAaggctcttgatgagaagaggttggaagctcaacaaagttttgaatgttatcaagctcgattatcTCGCGCCTTTAATAAAAGAGTTCGCCTTCAAGTATTGAATGTTATACAAGTTGGTTGA
- the LOC138882314 gene encoding uncharacterized protein, protein MYFDGAAHRGGAGAGVVFVTSQGEVLPYSFTLTQLCSNNVIEYQALILGLEMTVDMKQLQLQVFGDSQLVVNQLLGSYEVKKPELRPYYDYAKKLIGWLGDVTIQHVPKKENKKADVLAALASSLALPDQAQVTIC, encoded by the coding sequence atgtactttgatggtgctgcacaTCGTGGAGGAGCTGGTGCtggtgtagtatttgtcacttccCAAGGTGAAGTCTTGCCATACTCTTTCACCTTGACACAACTTTGTTCCAACAATGTTATTGagtatcaagcattaatacttgggcttgaaatgaccgttgatatgaagcaattgcaattgcaagtctttggtgactcccagttagtggtcaatcaacttttaggtagttacgaggttaagaagcctgaactacgcccatattATGATTACGCTAAAAAGTTAATAGGGTGGCTcggtgatgtgactattcagcatgtgccaaagaaagaaaataagaaggctgatgTGTTAGCTGCCCTAGCTTCGTCATTAGCCCTGCCTGATCAAGCACAAGTTACTATCTGctaa